A genomic window from Sphingobacterium spiritivorum includes:
- a CDS encoding tetratricopeptide repeat protein yields MSNLIRIIISCLLLVGTVVLFWFGQWGWGVLGILITILAWVTVFFNENMLLAQWFMRKEKMDKAEQWLNRITNYEKQLIPAQHGYYNMLIGLIESRRAPLQSEKFFKKALSLGLHMDHNVALAKLSLAGIAMAKRNKREAEKYLQEAKKADKNKLLTEQIKMMKDQMGMMDRQQIRYSR; encoded by the coding sequence ATGTCAAATCTAATTCGAATTATTATCAGCTGTCTGCTGTTAGTCGGTACCGTTGTCCTTTTTTGGTTTGGACAGTGGGGATGGGGAGTTTTAGGCATTCTGATCACTATATTAGCCTGGGTAACGGTATTTTTCAATGAAAATATGCTGTTGGCTCAATGGTTTATGCGTAAAGAAAAAATGGATAAAGCAGAACAGTGGTTAAACAGAATTACAAACTATGAAAAACAACTGATCCCTGCACAGCACGGATATTACAATATGCTAATCGGACTTATTGAATCCCGAAGAGCACCGTTACAATCTGAAAAATTCTTTAAGAAGGCGCTATCTCTGGGACTTCATATGGATCATAATGTAGCCCTTGCCAAATTGAGTCTGGCAGGTATTGCTATGGCTAAGCGCAATAAAAGAGAAGCTGAAAAATATTTACAGGAAGCTAAGAAAGCGGACAAAAATAAATTGCTGACAGAGCAGATCAAGATGATGAAAGATCAGATGGGCATGATGGATCGTCAACAAATCCGGTACTCAAGATAA
- the sufC gene encoding Fe-S cluster assembly ATPase SufC: protein MLSIKNLHASVEDKQILKGLNLEVKAGEVHAIMGPNGAGKSTLGNVLAGRESYEVTDGTALLDGVDLLDLSPEDRAREGLFLAFQYPVEIPGVSNINFLKTAVNDIRAYKGLAPMEAKEFLQMVKEKQKLVEFSANLANRSLNEGFSGGEKKRNEIFQLAMLNPKLSILDETDSGLDIDALRVVANGVNQLRSKDNAFVVITHYQRLLDYIVPDFVHVLYNGRIVKSGPKELALELEEKGYDWLKELDTQNA, encoded by the coding sequence ATGTTAAGTATTAAGAATTTACATGCGTCTGTTGAAGACAAACAAATATTAAAAGGCTTAAACCTGGAAGTAAAAGCAGGAGAGGTTCATGCCATTATGGGGCCTAATGGTGCAGGAAAGAGCACATTGGGAAATGTACTGGCTGGCCGTGAAAGCTACGAAGTGACAGATGGTACTGCCTTATTGGATGGTGTAGATTTACTGGATCTTTCTCCGGAAGACCGTGCGCGTGAAGGCCTGTTTCTGGCTTTTCAATATCCGGTAGAAATTCCGGGAGTTTCAAATATTAATTTCCTGAAGACAGCTGTAAATGATATTCGTGCTTACAAAGGCTTAGCGCCTATGGAAGCTAAAGAATTCTTGCAGATGGTAAAAGAAAAACAGAAGCTTGTAGAGTTTTCTGCAAATCTTGCCAATCGTTCATTAAATGAAGGCTTTTCAGGTGGTGAGAAAAAACGTAACGAAATATTTCAACTGGCGATGCTGAATCCGAAATTATCTATTCTGGATGAAACTGATTCCGGTTTGGATATTGATGCGTTGCGCGTTGTAGCAAACGGCGTTAACCAATTGCGTTCAAAAGACAATGCTTTTGTTGTGATCACACACTACCAGCGTTTATTAGATTATATTGTGCCTGATTTCGTTCACGTACTTTACAATGGACGTATTGTAAAGTCTGGTCCGAAAGAACTTGCTTTGGAACTGGAAGAAAAAGGTTACGATTGGTTAAAAGAATTAGACACACAAAATGCTTGA
- a CDS encoding DUF6695 family protein, with the protein MDKTVPEFKDFALILAWPDSTIRGDEAWMMFFKKIGIVKNLNFKVGHTGIVLVSATSGELLYYDFGRYISPRGHGRARSKKSDPRLAINFKARFDKQGKISNLENIVHHFESMREDMQGFGELYFSVAEDINFDQAKNYADSIVLQGSTPYGAVARGNNNCSRFITRLLFNSSQKYTWLHWINFPETIKSSPISNVVNANHCRSVYSYSPANGLKNFRMNRWQSFLFLLSKLADNVRSQKAALLPDDLIIGGMECDCKPASVPDGSQYLGGVGEGAWYAFRIMGNQQIIVSRYTPTGQWEYSVVGVADPALNPEQPFQITYDSHLMTTHVIQRGVKLNIRHVKRLSNSELTLQRTAEQSA; encoded by the coding sequence ATGGATAAGACTGTACCGGAGTTTAAAGATTTTGCATTGATTCTTGCCTGGCCCGATTCAACAATACGGGGCGATGAAGCATGGATGATGTTTTTCAAAAAGATAGGGATTGTAAAAAACTTAAATTTCAAGGTCGGTCATACAGGCATTGTACTGGTCAGCGCAACCTCCGGTGAACTCTTGTACTATGACTTTGGAAGGTATATTTCTCCAAGAGGGCATGGCAGAGCCCGGTCTAAAAAATCTGATCCCAGATTGGCCATCAATTTCAAAGCCCGGTTTGATAAGCAGGGAAAGATCAGCAATCTGGAAAATATTGTGCATCACTTTGAATCTATGCGCGAGGATATGCAGGGATTCGGTGAATTGTATTTCTCAGTAGCGGAAGACATCAACTTTGATCAGGCTAAAAATTATGCAGATAGTATTGTGCTTCAGGGATCTACTCCTTACGGAGCTGTAGCACGCGGAAACAACAACTGCTCCCGCTTTATTACAAGGCTGCTATTCAACTCCTCTCAAAAATATACATGGCTGCACTGGATTAATTTTCCGGAAACAATCAAGTCCAGCCCTATTAGTAATGTCGTAAATGCAAATCATTGCAGATCTGTCTATTCCTATAGCCCGGCAAACGGGTTAAAAAATTTCAGAATGAACCGCTGGCAATCGTTTTTGTTCTTACTCAGCAAATTGGCTGACAATGTCCGGAGCCAAAAGGCAGCTTTGCTGCCTGATGATCTTATCATTGGCGGAATGGAATGTGATTGTAAACCGGCTTCAGTTCCGGATGGATCTCAATATCTGGGCGGAGTAGGTGAAGGCGCATGGTATGCCTTTCGCATAATGGGAAATCAACAGATAATTGTCTCACGCTATACACCTACCGGCCAGTGGGAATATTCTGTAGTCGGAGTTGCCGATCCGGCTTTGAATCCGGAACAACCTTTTCAAATCACGTATGACAGTCACCTCATGACCACCCATGTTATCCAGCGAGGTGTGAAACTCAACATCAGACACGTGAAGAGACTTTCTAACAGCGAACTTACACTTCAGAGAACTGCAGAACAATCTGCTTAA
- a CDS encoding PH domain-containing protein, whose product MIFKSRKDPLVLGVIFTCCLTIIAFLLIMYIKEGATLFQILISLTPALTAIGILLWMSFRIQYIIGPDYIDCIAGFYKERIKINAIRRIDTDTTMWMGFKLAGARKGIIIYYHTYAEVYLSPDTNDQFIRELLKVNPAIEIHKKSV is encoded by the coding sequence ATGATTTTCAAAAGCAGAAAAGATCCGTTAGTCCTTGGAGTCATTTTCACCTGTTGCCTTACAATAATAGCCTTCTTACTGATAATGTATATCAAAGAAGGGGCTACCCTGTTTCAAATCCTTATTTCTCTTACCCCTGCCTTGACGGCAATAGGGATATTACTCTGGATGAGCTTCCGTATACAGTATATCATCGGGCCGGATTATATTGATTGCATAGCCGGATTTTATAAGGAACGTATAAAAATAAATGCGATAAGGAGAATTGATACCGATACTACTATGTGGATGGGATTTAAACTTGCAGGAGCAAGAAAAGGTATTATCATTTACTACCATACATATGCGGAAGTATACCTGAGCCCGGACACTAATGATCAGTTTATACGTGAATTATTAAAGGTGAACCCTGCTATAGAAATCCATAAAAAAAGCGTTTAA
- a CDS encoding NYN domain-containing protein — protein MNDSKFNIAVLIDGDNAQASLIKELIAEVSKYGKATIRRIYGDWTSPQMNSWKDILNEYSINPIQKFSYTSGKNSTDSSLIIDAMDILHGKSVDGFCIVSSDSDYTGLAKRIREEGLFVMGIGRKITPIAFVNSCEIFTFTENLVEVEEIAAVPADNKKRQTRAIAEKINKKPETVKISKAVLPKSEMIKIDKAFSIATNEDDETFIAKIGLALRKIDPSFDARTFGFKNLTQLLDSLDKYEIIKNEVNGLNHPLVKLK, from the coding sequence ATGAACGATTCCAAATTTAATATCGCTGTTCTAATTGATGGAGACAATGCTCAGGCGAGTCTGATTAAAGAGTTGATAGCTGAGGTTTCCAAATACGGAAAAGCTACAATCAGACGTATTTACGGAGACTGGACGAGTCCGCAAATGAATAGCTGGAAAGATATACTAAACGAATATTCGATAAATCCAATTCAAAAATTTTCATACACTTCCGGAAAAAACTCTACCGACAGTTCTCTTATCATAGATGCTATGGATATCCTGCATGGCAAGAGTGTGGATGGCTTCTGTATTGTATCCAGTGACAGTGATTATACCGGATTAGCAAAGCGGATCAGGGAGGAGGGACTATTTGTAATGGGAATAGGCCGAAAAATCACTCCTATCGCATTTGTCAACTCGTGTGAAATCTTTACTTTCACAGAGAATCTGGTGGAGGTAGAAGAAATTGCTGCTGTGCCTGCAGATAACAAAAAAAGACAAACAAGAGCAATCGCAGAAAAAATCAATAAAAAACCCGAAACTGTTAAAATATCCAAAGCGGTCTTACCGAAGTCTGAAATGATCAAAATTGACAAGGCCTTCTCGATTGCGACAAATGAAGATGATGAAACCTTTATTGCCAAAATCGGACTGGCTTTACGAAAAATTGACCCTAGTTTTGATGCCCGCACCTTCGGGTTCAAAAATCTCACCCAGCTATTAGATAGTCTGGATAAATATGAAATTATAAAAAACGAAGTAAACGGTTTGAATCATCCTCTTGTCAAGCTGAAATAG
- the ung gene encoding uracil-DNA glycosylase, with the protein MEKRYDESWDVILKPLFKEPYMRSLSQFVQQERQRCLIFPPEDLVLNAFKLTPLDEVKVVILGQDPYHNDGQAHGLSFSVPDGVALPPSLRNIYSELQTDIPGFTYPATGNLTKWARQGVLLLNATLTVRAHEAGSHQKRGWELFTDQIIQKISEHCKHVVFILWGSYAQKKAVLIDKSKHLILTAVHPSPLSVYRGFFGCKHFSKANEYLKDHGRLPIDWRIAID; encoded by the coding sequence ATGGAAAAGCGTTATGATGAAAGTTGGGACGTGATTTTGAAGCCGCTCTTTAAAGAACCTTACATGCGGTCATTGTCACAATTTGTACAGCAGGAACGGCAACGTTGCCTGATCTTTCCTCCCGAAGATCTGGTTTTAAATGCGTTTAAACTGACTCCGTTGGATGAAGTTAAGGTGGTAATACTGGGGCAGGATCCTTATCACAATGACGGTCAGGCACATGGGCTTTCCTTTTCTGTGCCGGATGGTGTTGCGCTTCCTCCATCACTACGCAATATTTATTCAGAATTGCAGACAGACATTCCGGGATTTACATATCCAGCTACAGGCAACCTGACAAAATGGGCCAGACAAGGCGTGTTATTGCTTAATGCCACCCTTACCGTAAGGGCGCATGAGGCGGGTTCGCATCAAAAAAGAGGTTGGGAATTATTCACAGATCAGATTATACAAAAGATCTCCGAACACTGCAAACACGTTGTTTTCATTCTATGGGGTAGCTATGCTCAGAAAAAGGCTGTTCTGATAGACAAAAGCAAACACCTGATTCTCACTGCAGTGCATCCCTCACCTTTGTCTGTATACCGTGGCTTCTTTGGTTGTAAACATTTCTCCAAAGCCAATGAATATTTAAAAGATCATGGAAGATTACCGATAGACTGGCGGATAGCAATTGATTAA
- the sufD gene encoding Fe-S cluster assembly protein SufD: MSTLIADSLFQQLVDGFQEQENASETVALTKLRQDAFDKFRQVGFPTVKNEDWKYTNVHSLVNKTYVLNPDVDIDGLDFSKADIPDLDAHRIVLVNGQYILAFSSLEEEIGLTVKPIDDAAQEGNFITHFAHYADKTQNPFVALNTALYTSGLYIDVAKGKTLQKPIHIVHVATGAEDFFTQTRNLIVLEPHAEAEIIESFITLDGSAKNVQNKVTEIVVQENAKLQHYYLQVSASVSHYLNHTEVYQEKYSLYNNYNCNFPGASFVRNDINVRLDAEYVESHLYGINLTADNQFVDNHTVVDHMKPHCESYEWYKNIPQDTSTAVFNGKIFVREDAQKTNAFQQNNNMLIGDKSTVYTKPQLEIFADDVKCSHGCTMGQFDNDALFYLRARGIGEESARLLLVHAFAFDVTTRFSNPLVRQYVENLVDAGLRD, from the coding sequence ATGAGTACATTGATAGCAGATTCATTATTTCAACAATTGGTAGACGGATTTCAGGAGCAGGAAAATGCTTCCGAAACTGTAGCCTTGACTAAATTACGTCAGGATGCTTTTGACAAATTTCGTCAGGTCGGTTTTCCAACCGTGAAAAATGAAGATTGGAAATATACAAATGTCCACAGCCTGGTAAACAAAACGTATGTTTTGAATCCGGATGTGGATATTGATGGTTTGGATTTCAGTAAAGCTGATATTCCGGATCTGGATGCACATCGCATAGTATTGGTAAACGGTCAGTATATTCTGGCATTTTCTTCCCTTGAAGAAGAGATCGGTCTGACTGTGAAGCCTATTGATGATGCAGCGCAGGAAGGTAATTTTATAACACACTTTGCACACTATGCAGATAAGACACAGAATCCTTTCGTAGCGTTGAACACAGCTTTATATACATCAGGTTTATATATAGATGTGGCAAAAGGTAAGACATTACAAAAGCCCATTCATATCGTACACGTAGCGACCGGAGCTGAAGATTTCTTCACGCAAACCCGTAACCTGATCGTACTGGAGCCTCATGCAGAAGCTGAAATTATTGAATCATTCATCACATTAGACGGTTCGGCAAAGAACGTACAGAATAAAGTGACTGAGATTGTAGTACAGGAGAATGCAAAATTACAACACTACTATCTTCAGGTTTCGGCATCTGTAAGTCATTATTTAAATCATACAGAAGTATATCAGGAAAAATATAGTTTATATAATAATTATAACTGCAATTTCCCGGGAGCATCTTTTGTGCGTAATGATATCAATGTAAGATTGGATGCTGAATATGTGGAAAGTCACCTGTATGGAATTAATCTGACTGCTGATAATCAGTTTGTCGATAATCATACCGTCGTAGATCATATGAAACCGCATTGTGAATCATACGAATGGTATAAGAATATTCCTCAGGATACTTCTACAGCAGTTTTTAACGGCAAAATCTTTGTTCGTGAGGATGCTCAGAAAACGAATGCTTTTCAGCAAAATAATAATATGCTGATTGGTGATAAATCGACAGTATATACCAAGCCTCAGCTAGAGATCTTTGCAGATGATGTAAAATGTTCTCACGGCTGTACGATGGGACAATTTGACAATGATGCATTGTTTTATTTAAGAGCCCGGGGAATCGGTGAAGAATCGGCTCGGTTACTTTTGGTACACGCCTTTGCGTTTGATGTAACAACAAGGTTTTCCAACCCTTTAGTACGTCAATATGTAGAAAATCTGGTAGATGCCGGATTGAGAGATTAA
- the sufB gene encoding Fe-S cluster assembly protein SufB produces MSTKDDDILKELEQEEYKYGFTTDIEMDIAPTGLTEDTVRLISEKKNEPEWLLEWRLKAFRHFLTLKMPTWQNFRNPDVDFQAISYYAAPKAKPQLNSLDEVDPELLATFAKLGIPLDEQKILAGVVAVDAVFDSVSVKTTFREKLKEQGVIFCSFGEAVQEYPELVKEYLGTVVPQTDNIYAALNSAVFSDGSFVYIPKGVRCPMELSTYFRINAQNTGQFERTLIIADEGSYVSYLEGCTAPTRDENQLHAAVVELVAQRDAEIKYSTVQNWYPGDKDGKGGIYNFVTKRGICKGDNSKISWTQVETGSAITWKYPGVILKGDNSVGEFYSVALTRNMQVADTGTKMIHLGKNTRSKIVSKGISAGKSHNSYRGLVKIGPNADNSRNFTQCDSLLIGDKCGAHTFPYIENKNRTAVLEHEATTSKIGEDQVFYLNQRGIDSEKAVGLIVNGYAKEVLNQLPMEFAVEAQKLLAISLEGSVG; encoded by the coding sequence ATGAGTACCAAAGATGACGATATTTTAAAAGAGCTGGAGCAGGAGGAGTATAAATACGGTTTTACGACCGATATTGAAATGGATATTGCTCCTACAGGCTTGACAGAAGATACGGTTCGACTTATTTCTGAAAAGAAGAATGAGCCGGAATGGTTATTGGAGTGGCGTTTGAAAGCTTTCCGTCATTTTTTGACGTTAAAGATGCCAACCTGGCAAAATTTTAGAAATCCGGATGTTGATTTTCAGGCTATTTCATACTACGCTGCTCCTAAAGCAAAACCACAATTGAATTCACTGGATGAAGTCGATCCTGAATTGCTTGCTACCTTCGCAAAATTGGGAATTCCGTTGGATGAACAAAAAATATTAGCCGGAGTAGTAGCGGTGGACGCTGTTTTTGACTCTGTATCTGTAAAGACTACATTCCGTGAAAAACTAAAAGAACAGGGAGTTATCTTCTGCTCATTTGGAGAAGCCGTACAGGAATATCCTGAATTAGTTAAAGAGTATCTGGGAACAGTTGTTCCCCAGACAGATAATATCTATGCCGCATTGAATTCTGCCGTATTTTCGGACGGATCATTCGTATACATTCCAAAAGGAGTCAGATGTCCTATGGAGTTGTCAACTTACTTCCGTATCAATGCGCAGAATACCGGACAGTTTGAGCGTACGCTGATTATCGCAGATGAAGGATCATACGTTTCGTATTTGGAGGGATGTACTGCACCTACACGTGATGAAAATCAGTTGCACGCAGCAGTGGTAGAACTGGTTGCTCAAAGAGATGCAGAGATCAAATACTCTACTGTTCAAAACTGGTATCCCGGAGATAAGGATGGTAAGGGCGGTATCTACAACTTTGTAACGAAAAGAGGTATATGTAAAGGTGATAACAGTAAGATTTCCTGGACACAGGTCGAGACCGGATCAGCTATTACATGGAAATATCCCGGAGTTATTCTCAAAGGAGATAATTCTGTAGGTGAATTTTATTCTGTAGCGTTGACTCGTAATATGCAGGTCGCTGATACAGGTACAAAGATGATTCACTTAGGAAAAAATACACGTTCTAAAATTGTTTCTAAAGGCATCTCAGCAGGAAAGAGCCACAACAGTTACAGAGGCTTGGTGAAGATCGGTCCAAATGCGGACAATTCACGTAATTTTACACAATGTGACTCTTTATTGATCGGTGACAAATGCGGAGCACATACTTTCCCATATATCGAGAATAAAAACAGAACTGCAGTATTGGAACATGAGGCCACTACTTCTAAGATCGGGGAAGATCAGGTGTTTTATCTGAATCAAAGAGGAATTGATTCCGAGAAAGCGGTAGGACTTATTGTTAACGGTTATGCCAAAGAAGTCCTGAATCAATTACCAATGGAATTTGCTGTGGAAGCACAAAAACTACTGGCTATTTCCTTAGAGGGAAGTGTTGGATAG
- a CDS encoding Lrp/AsnC family transcriptional regulator, with translation MPFQPDKTDLKILKLLQENGRVTNLQLASSIGLSPAPTLERVRKLENSGFIKSYHAFVDEEKLGLGIKSFIQISLDFHTHNAIPEFVEAVKGIPEVTECHHVTGNCDFILKVYVKDIKAYEAVIMEKISKIPFVKTFQTMMIMSTSKKEPIIPLEY, from the coding sequence ATGCCTTTTCAGCCTGACAAAACTGACTTAAAAATTTTGAAGCTTCTTCAAGAGAACGGTCGGGTGACCAACCTGCAGTTAGCTTCAAGCATTGGCCTTTCTCCTGCTCCAACGCTGGAACGCGTACGTAAGCTGGAGAATTCCGGGTTTATAAAAAGCTATCATGCTTTTGTGGACGAGGAAAAGCTGGGGCTGGGAATTAAATCTTTTATACAGATTTCTTTAGATTTTCATACTCATAATGCAATTCCTGAATTTGTGGAAGCTGTAAAGGGAATTCCTGAAGTAACCGAATGCCACCACGTAACCGGAAATTGTGATTTTATCTTAAAAGTGTATGTGAAAGACATTAAAGCTTACGAAGCTGTCATCATGGAAAAGATATCTAAAATTCCTTTTGTAAAGACATTCCAGACGATGATGATCATGTCTACCAGTAAAAAGGAGCCTATCATCCCTTTGGAATATTAG
- a CDS encoding fatty acid desaturase family protein, producing MSKIKFINNGSSLFSKDLRNRVNQYFGTNSKEKVGDFRLFLKAILLIVSALSIYVFLVFFSYPAWLGIVLSIIFGCNLAGIGFNIMHDAGHDTFSANKKVNHVFSYSLNLLGGSIYFWKLKHNIAHHTYTNVQGHDHDIDVKFMRLHDDQPFRWYHRFQYIYFILLYSISYMAWVFYQDYEKYFRGTMNKGGDSFRFPTKEKAIFWITKVFHLGIFIVLPVCFAGWQAACIGLAIAFVSCGLCLAFVFQLAHVVGETHFPTVKEHEDIKEEWMVHQLETTANFSTNNKLLSWLLGGLNYQVEHHLFPKISHIHYPEINKLVKQTCKDHGIGYIEFKSLGQALWSHIRHIHKMSIHA from the coding sequence AGCTCATTATTTTCCAAAGACCTTCGTAACAGGGTAAATCAATATTTCGGTACCAATTCCAAAGAAAAAGTTGGGGATTTTCGTCTCTTTCTTAAAGCTATTCTGCTTATTGTATCAGCTTTATCAATATATGTATTTCTTGTTTTCTTCTCCTATCCGGCATGGCTGGGAATTGTATTGAGTATCATATTCGGATGTAATCTGGCGGGTATTGGTTTTAATATTATGCATGATGCGGGACATGATACTTTTTCTGCAAATAAGAAAGTCAATCATGTATTCTCTTACAGTCTCAACTTATTGGGAGGAAGCATCTACTTCTGGAAACTAAAACATAATATTGCTCACCATACCTATACCAATGTACAGGGGCATGATCACGATATAGATGTCAAGTTTATGCGGCTGCATGACGATCAGCCCTTTCGCTGGTACCATAGATTTCAGTATATCTACTTTATTCTGCTTTATTCCATATCGTATATGGCCTGGGTATTCTACCAGGATTATGAAAAATATTTCAGAGGAACAATGAATAAGGGTGGCGATAGTTTTCGTTTTCCAACAAAAGAGAAAGCTATTTTTTGGATAACCAAAGTTTTCCATCTGGGTATTTTCATTGTATTGCCCGTCTGTTTTGCAGGTTGGCAAGCAGCATGTATAGGTCTTGCTATTGCTTTTGTGAGCTGCGGTCTATGCCTTGCATTTGTATTTCAGCTGGCCCATGTCGTAGGTGAAACCCATTTTCCTACTGTCAAGGAACATGAAGATATAAAAGAAGAGTGGATGGTTCACCAGCTGGAAACAACAGCTAATTTTTCAACAAACAATAAATTGCTTTCCTGGCTATTGGGGGGACTTAATTATCAGGTTGAGCATCATTTGTTCCCCAAGATCAGCCATATACACTATCCGGAGATCAATAAACTTGTAAAGCAGACCTGTAAAGATCATGGTATAGGTTATATCGAATTTAAAAGTCTGGGGCAGGCCTTGTGGTCTCACATCCGGCATATTCATAAAATGTCCATTCATGCATAG